From one Erinaceus europaeus chromosome 4, mEriEur2.1, whole genome shotgun sequence genomic stretch:
- the LOC103121375 gene encoding polycystin family receptor for egg jelly-like produces the protein MTQTACVSRGLIFEAVDSDHDQHKQPSALPQVNSPCVIKEVKIHTDTNQRPLRIYMGVAFTLYGRANFDCPSKTKTVLGEWYYVAVPRVGHVPQWGRPREIEFLKVPYTSKLEIHDLHSMLGVYIFNYTLSIKPNAQLPLLVKSDVLYVVAERRPLKAVLLGPQNITVKFTDLLVLNGSTSNDPDEGMAVQGLTYTWYCTTNPKNYQGDKIIMMSKEVCGPEQTSLRWGNESLSVQEIKPGTLAAGRVYYFRLVVKKDTRSAFADKMVHVLPGPAPEARLLCIENCEAVFSISDRLSLFLNCSSCTLSRDVYRWSLHARAGGEIPFDWKGLTTTGRNRNYLSVKAFALSDFPEDQYYISGHITAWAGKFRDFQHFFVINHAPRPGECKIKPRRGTSLATKFVVMCRDFKDYNTPLKYKVILSDSRDRHSLRENTMGVSPYFGTQSTSSFFLPVGLLVNRYSLKIYVQVYDSLGTFTQVTLASTVLPPTNRLSPETVLQKLHNLTMGPDSKLSDLLKKKDFLGAGYLIYIGASILNSMRYNSSMQEDMVQLREHLVNQTFQLPLNTLEEITQVVAALAKLTQRVSAITEMSQERSTERISQANQALQEYRKRNKQFHSEQIDTVCTGILRSLSNLLKLSAHHKAFEEPIYVLDSLADTVLASVVPETETKVLQSPGINMYVRKTGEWNAANVSVQGEHSHNDLYAKVNISSVPGLSENAHMSTTFIEFTEDPFPWIGYPENISTDVVGFRMSATTANGEEVEITPEVAEVYLARKTLSSEVFNITMRPSTEFDRAGESSKTATGAFRFEVDCSEQKEVLLHIITEVTLLFMVSVYAGGNLTHNALIATYLVPRDIPPMANQSDLFDPNCTVKAARVVCLSPSLLQVIAERLQSTYCVIAVVLQAPQFVLSPNDKLVRISVFRAQCLDMYGIQNEWNEHSCTLGEKTSWQRVHCVCKIKDTEQPKRPPMLSNLRQYSRYFVAKVIVFPNPVDLRLDVLKKITQNPVTLIAVIFILILYIILAFWALHRDETDQFIRQHVIILPDNDPYDKTCYLLTVFTGSRCGSGTRANVFVQLLGTQSTSNVHCLSHPHFPSLYRGSINTFLLTTRNDLGNLHYIRVWHNNEGSSPSWYLSRIKVENLFSRKIWLFMCRKWLSIDTSLYRTFYASQPDQPVSRLDFFLIDMTYKMGKSHMWFSVFAAVISKQFNRLQRLSCCLSVLLSSLLCNIMFLNLNPSEGMESPQDKYFRSMIIGMESTLITLPVQVIITALFNFSQRNPLVPVKRVAPRMIPEVVDSGDNWGTILQMWYKKETSEPEKTREVEQQRMAATSVLDTKAAVTVEEVINTNTNANPDARAKKPTSKARSGHVQTKTRFVLPHCFVYLAWVLVFATCSISSFFIVLYGLTYGYERSLKWLFSSFFAFIQSVFLVQPVKIILFTGFQTNRSRYCKNLSWISTYRYTEISLEDLNLNPSRMAIIHQNIVQLQKSRMYQPLTEDEIRIFNRKKMVKKRALLFLCYILTHFIFLALLLTLVAILRHKDTFHYNQFISDQFSVDLVTVTKLDDIYSWLDKVPLPLFHNDVKPTFLPDSSSKILGLPRMRQVRAKPGGKTCLPAKHFGKSRIAGEIHCHPQYGSDPEDTRNYSASWDTVASQAPEETDSGFTYKPTQRSWAYRSYGLSYTYGSGGYTFQFFPEEQQFNSTLRIKDLQSSHWLDEKTWAVILELTTFNADSSLFCSLSVIFEVSQVGVVNTSLSAHSFSLADFNRDTSSEIYLYVAILLFLLAYIIGEVYVISQEGALYVRSVYNLVNFVFKSLFLVLAVLFIRKHTLAMGVIQFYLSNPVAFLPFHAVSQVDQFMRMILGFLLFLAFLKTLKYSRVFYNVRLAQRAIRAALPGICHMAFVVSVYIFLYMAFGYLVFGQHEWNYSHLLHSTQTIFSYCVSAFHNTEFCNNRALGILLLSSFILLMVCILINLFKAVILSSYEEMKQPVYEEPSEEAEAMAYLYHKLRAMLTSVGFHSETREEPKFFVDMVYGQPERNSHRYLGLKTRNFHGENKVYLVV, from the coding sequence ATGACCCAAACTGCCTGTGTCTCTAGAGGGCTGATCTTTGAAGCTGTGGACTCTGACCATGACCAACACAAGCAGCCTAGTGCGTTGCCTCAGGTGAATTCCCCATGTGTCATCAAGGAGGTGAAGATACATACAGACACTAATCAGAGACCCCTGAGGATCTATATGGGTGTGGCTTTCACACTCTATGGCAGGGCTAACTTTGACTGTCCTTCAAAGACCAAGACAGTGCTAGGAGAGTGGTACTATGTAGCAGTGCCAAGAGTTGGTCATGTGCCTCAATGGGGAAGACCAAGAGAGATAGAATTTCTAAAGGTTCCCTACACATCGAAACTGGAAATTCATGATTTGCATAGCATGCTTGGtgtgtatatatttaattatacaCTATCCATCAAACCAAATGCACAGTTGCCTCTTTTGGTAAAGTCAGATGTCCTCTATGTGGTCGCTGAGAGAAGGCCACTGAAGGCAGTTCTCCTTGGACCACAGAACATCACAGTGAAATTCACAGACTTACTCGTGCTGAATGGATCCACATCCAATGATCCAGATGAGGGCATGGCTGTACAGGGACTCACCTATACTTGGTACTGTACCACAAACCCAAAAAACTACCagggagacaaaataataatgatgagcaAAGAAGTGTGTGGCCCAGAACAAACATCTCTGAGGTGGGGAAATGAAAGTCTTTCAGTGCAGGAAATAAAGCCAGGAACACTGGCAGCTGGGCGTGTATACTATTTCAGATTGGTAGTAAAAAAAGACACCAGATCAGCATTTGCTGACAaaatggtacatgtgctaccaggtccagcaccagaagccagacttttgtGTATTGAAAATTGTGAAGCAGTTTTCAGTATATCAGATAGATTATCTTTGTTTCTGAATTgctcaagttgcacattaagccgTGATGTGTATAGATGGTCCCTTCACGCTCGTGCTGGTGGTGAGATACCATTTGACTGGAAAGGGTTGACCACAACAGGAAGGAATAGGAACTATTTGTCTGTAAAAGCCTTTGCCTTATCAGATTTTCCAGAAGATCAGTATTATATTTCTGGCCATATAACAGCTTGGGCTGGAAAGTTTAGGGATTTTCAGCACTTCTTTGTCATCAACCATGCACCTAGACCTGGAGAATGCAAAATTAAACCACGCAGAGGAACTTCACTTGCTACTAAATTTGTTGTCATGTGTAGAGATTTTAAAGATTACAACACACCTCTTAAGTACAAGGTAATACTGTCAGATTCAAGGGATAGACATTCCTTAAGAGAAAACACCATGGGAGTGAGTCCATACTTTGGGACTCAGtccacttcctctttctttctccctgttggCTTACTGGTGAATCGTTACTCCTTGAAGATCTATGTTCAGGTGTATGACTCTCTAGGAACCTTTACTCAGGTGACTTTGGCCAGCACTGTGTTGCCTCCCACTAACCGTCTCTCCCCAGAGACTGTGCTGCAGAAGTTACACAATCTCACCATGGGACCAGATTCCAAACTCTCTGATTTGCTTAAAAAGAAGGATTTCTTGGGTGCAGGCTACTTAATTTATATTGGGGCGTCTATCTTGAATAGCATGAGATATAACTCAAGTATGCAAGAGGACATGGTCCAACTTCGAGAACACTTGGTCAATCAGACTTTCCAGCTTCCCTTAAACACTTTGGAGGAGATCACCCAAGTAGTTGCAGCTCTTGCTAAGTTAACACAGAGGGTGTCTGCTATCACAGAAATGTCCCAGGAGCGGTCCACAGAGAGGATCTCCCAAGCAAATCAAGCCCTGCAAGAGTACCGAAAGAGAAATAAGCAGTTTCACTCTGAGCAGATAGACACTGTGTGCACTGGCATACTCAGAAGTTTGTCCAATCTCCTTAAGCTCTCTGCTCATCATAAAGCTTTTGAGGAACCTATCTATGTGCTAGACTCTCTAGCAGACACAGTCCTGGCTAGTGTTGTGCCAGAGACTGAAACCAAGGTGCTGCAGAGCCCAGGCATCAACATGTATGTCAGGAAGACTGGAGAGTGGAATGCTGCCAACGTGAGTGTGCAGGGGGAGCACAGCCACAATGATCTCTATGCTAAGGTGAATATCAGCAGTGTTCCTGGTCTGTCTGAAAACGCTCACATGTCTACAACATTCATTGAGTTTACAGAAGACCCTTTTCCTTGGATAGGTTATCCAGAAAATATTTCAACTGATGTGGTGGGATTCAGAATGTCAGCAACTACAGCTAATGGTGAAGAAGTAGAAATCACACCGGAAGTAGCAGAGGTCTACCTGGCAAGGAAAACACTGAGCTCCGAAGTGTTTAATATCACCATGAGGCCCAGCACAGAGTTCGACAGGGCTGGTGAGTCCTCCAAGACAGCCACGGGGGCCTTTAGGTTTGAAGTGGACTGCAGTGAGCAGAAGGAGGTGCTGCTGCATATCATCACAGAAGTGACACTGCTGTTCATGGTCTCTGTGTATGCTGGTGGCAATCTCACACACAATGCTCTCATTGCCACCTATTTGGTGCCCCGTGACATCCCTCCCATGGCCAACCAGAGTGACTTGTTTGACCCAAACTGTACTGTGAAGGCAGCCCGAGTGGTTTGCCTGTCACCATCCCTGCTACAGGTCATAGCAGAGAGGCTGCAGTCAACATACTGTGTGATAGCTGTGGTTCTGCAGGCACCCCAGTTTGTTCTGAGCCCCAATGACAAGCTGGTGAGAATTTCTGTGTTTAGAGCTCAGTGCTTGGACATGTATGGGATCCAGAATGAGTGGAATGAGCACAGCTGCACCCTTGGGGAGAAGACCAGTTGGCAGAGAGTGCACTGCGTCTGCAAAATCAAAGACACTGAGCAGCCAAAACGACCCCCTATGTTGTCTAACCTCAGGCAGTACTCACGATACTTTGTGGCCAAGGTGATTGTTTTCCCCAACCCTGTGGATCTCCGCTTAgatgttttaaagaaaattacCCAAAACCCTGTAACTCTCATTgctgtgatttttattttgatcTTGTACATAATTCTAGCTTTCTGGGCTCTGCACCGAGATGAAACTGACCAATTTATTCGTCAACATGTGATAATCCTCCCTGATAATGACCCCTATGACAAGACATGCTACCTGCTTACTGTTTTTACAGGAAGCCGCTGTGGCTCTGGGACCAGAGCCAATGTCTTTGTCCAACTTCTGGGAACACAAAGTACGAGCAATGTGCATTGCTTGAGCCACCCCCATTTTCCAAGTCTCTACCGAGGAAGCATCAACACCTTCCTCCTAACAACCAGAAACGATTTGGGAAACCTCCACTACATTCGTGTGTGGCACAACAATGAGGGCAGCTCACCCAGTTGGTACTTAAGTAGAATCAAAGTGGAAAATCTCTTCAGCAGGAAAATCTGGCTGTTCATGTGTCGGAAATGGCTTTCCATTGACACCTCTTTGTACAGGACGTTTTATGCTTCTCAGCCAGACCAGCCTGTGAGCAGACTCGACTTTTTTCTGATAGACATGACttataaaatggggaaaagtcACATGTGGTTCTCAGTTTTTGCTGCTGTCATTAGTAAACAATTCAATCGACTCCAAAGACTGTCCTGTTGCCTGTCAGTGctgctctcctctcttctgtgTAATATCATGTTCTTAAACTTAAATCCCAGTGAAGGAATGGAGTCACCACAGGATAAATACTTCCGGTCAATGATCATCGGAATGGAAAGCACATTAATAACTCTGCCTGTACAGGTGATCATCACTGCTCTGTTCAACTTCTCCCAGAGGAATCCCCTAGTACCTGTGAAACGTGTGGCTCCTCGAATGATTCCGGAAGTAGTAGACTCTGGTGACAACTGGGGAACCATTTTGCAGATGTGGTATAAGAAGGAGACTTCTGAGCCTGAGAAAACTAGAGAGGTGGAACAGCAAAGAATGGCTGCAACGTCAGTTCTGGACACCAAAGCAGCAGTTACCGTCGAAGAAGTCATCAACACTAACACTAATGCCAACCCCGATGCTCGTGCTAAGAAGCCCACCTCAAAGGCTAGGTCTGGACATGTTCAAACAAAGACCCGGTTTGTTCTTCCTCACTGTTTTGTTTACCTTGCCTGGGTCTTGGTGTTTGCCACTTGCAGCATCTCCTCATTCTTCATTGTGTTGTATGGGCTAACTTATGGCTATGAGAGGTCACTCAAAtggctcttttcttccttttttgcatTCATTCAGTCAGTTTTCCTGGTGCAGCCGGTGAAAATTATTCTCTTCACAGGCTTTCAAACAAACCGCAGCAGGTACTGTAAAAATCTCTCCTGGATCAGCACCTACCGGTACACAGAAATCTCACTGGAGGATCTGAATTTGAATCCATCAAGAATGGCTATCATCCACCAGAACATTGTCCAGCTTCAGAAATCACGAATGTACCAGCCCCTCACAGAAGATGAAATCAGAATATTTAATAGGAAGAAGATGGTCAAGAAAAGAGCATTGCTGTTTCTCTGTTACATACTCACTCATTTCATCTTTCTTGCCCTTTTGCTCACCCTTGTCGCTATCCTGCGTCACAAGGACACCTTTCACTATAATCAATTTATCTCAGACCAGTTCTCTGTGGACCTTGTAACAGTGACCAAGCTGGACGACATCTACAGCTGGCTGGATAAGGTGCCTCTGCCTTTGTTCCACAATGACGTGAAGCCAACATTCCTCCCTGACAGCTCCTCCAAAATCCTCGGGCTCCCACGGATGAGGCAGGTCAGGGCGAAACCTGGTGGGAAAACATGTCTGCCTGCAAAACACTTTGGCAAAAGCAGAATAGCTGGGGAAATCCACTGTCACCCTCAATATGGCAGTGACCCAGAAGACACAAGAAACTACTCTGCTTCTTGGGATACAGTTGCTAGTCAAGCCCCCGAGGAGACTGACAGTGGCTTTACCTACAAGCCTACACAAAGGAGCTGGGCATACAGGTCCTATGGACTCTCATATACCTATGGATCAGGAGGGTACACATTCCAGTTTTTCCCAGAAGAGCAGCAGTTTAATTCAACTTTGAGGATCAAGGACCTCCAGAGCAGCCACTGGCTTGATGAGAAGACATGGGCTGTGATCTTGGAACTAACAACCTTTAATGCAGACAGCAGTCTCTTCTGTAGTCTCTCAGTCATTTTTGAGGTTTCCCAGGTGGGAGTGGTAAACACGAGCCTGTCTGCACACTCCTTCTCACTTGCTGATTTCAACAGGGACACTTCCTCAGAAATCTACTTGTATGTGGccattctcctctttctcctagcCTACATTATTGGTGAGGTCTATGTCATTTCTCAGGAAGGGGCCCTGTATGTGAGGAGTGTGTACAATCTTGTCAACTTTGTTTTCAAAAGCCTATTTCTGGTGCTGGCTGTGCTCTTTATCAGGAAGCATACCTTGGCCATGGGGGTGATCCAGTTTTACTTGTCTAATCCTGTAGCCTTTCTCCCCTTCCATGCAGTTTCCCAGGTAGATCAATTTATGAGGATGATTCTGGGCTTCCTGCTATTCCTGGCATTTTTAAAGACCCTCAAGTATTCCAGAGTCTTCTATAATGTGCGGCTTGCTCAGAGGGCCATCAGGGCAGCCCTCCCTGGCATCTGCCACATGGCATTTGTGGTGTCAGTGTATATCTTTCTGTACATGGCCTTTGGCTACCTGGTATTTGGCCAGCATGAATGGAACTACAGTCACTTGTTGCATTccactcagacaatattctccTATTGTGTCTCAGCTTTTCACAACACGGAATTTTGCAataacagggctctggggatcctGCTTCTCTCGTCCTTTATTCTGCTTATGGTCTGCATCTTGATCAACTTATTCAAGGCAGTGATTTTGTCTTCCTATGAGGAAATGAAGCAGCCTGTGTATGAGGAGCCATCAGAGGAAGCAGAAGCCATGGCCTATCTGTATCACAAGCTCAGAGCCATGCTTACCTCTGTGGGCTTCCATTCAGAGACCAGAGAGGAACCCAAGTTCTTTGTGGACATGGTGTATGGACAGCCAGAGAGGAATAGCCACAGGTATCTTGGACTGAAAACCAGAAACTTTCATGGAGAAAACAAGGTTTATCTTGTAGTTTAG